One segment of Rhodothermus bifroesti DNA contains the following:
- a CDS encoding T9SS type A sorting domain-containing protein produces MAYSGMHRGATMYTNIYLRAFALGLLLLGPIGLGAQAQDKAALMKRTPAITAAAHPSLSVLDVNNSTIWLRNNGKFDWVDPFSHVNGTMPKRTAGPVFAQGFVWGGVLYENGVRQGVRVNGSTYETGMDPGRVLWDPQTGVVTGPDAFSPEKYHVWRVHRRWKSRAFDVTAAAAYFFGKQPSEVTDADRQAILDQYEYDWNNWPAAWGAPYQECNGTPGYQPAQDTNNDGEFDCATEGDIPGYPGADQTIWIVTNDLQPGTSERSYGSPSVGMEYQFTLWAYDFPATNPLGNINFIRTRLIFTGRPDSPPDARLDSMFVVWWTDPDVGNYSDDFAGSDTTLSLGYAYNANPRDDQYEPFNLPPPAVGWDFLQGPVNAEGDTLGMTTFVYFAAGSDISDPDLGEYSGTLQWFNLMRGYRPRPEYPAGDPFVDPTTGHITKFALTGDPVTGRGWVDGQQLPPGDRRLVLSSGPFAMQKGDTVDVVVGQIAALGTNNLSSISLLKYYDLFAQFAYDNNFVLPAPPNVPPVRVSELDQQIVLDWGHNLEAVAQVESYRNAGFVFEGYNVYQLPSPTASIAEGVRLATFDKKNLVTIVFDNAFDPQTGFVLEKPVQFGSDEGIKRYISITQDAIRQRPLSNGVTYYFAVTSYAVLAEDVDSPFRVLESTPVVVAAVPQPPKPGSTAPPEAESDVEIAHQGSSTATIQVKIANPAAVQTGNYKIEFAYYNPATGETKTQLDEDDVLTSVEGLFEHEYYSEGHRYNVGDPWPLRWRLLRNDQPVVNAWFPQIDPDGPVTAQEAPLVGGLQVYVPLVVAQIANWTSEGERWVTGVDFGGEAFFGGATIGAHFFGSTLAASDLEPVVLEFQGDTTSGPADGWASKGAVYIRGAGYAYAGTGYLPFAAYVLNPDGSKGRQVNVSFVEATVACSNMRWDMGLLLSNRFGDEIPEECALSLGGREYIFIHKSDYDEGASYNDDNFAPVADVMYAIWPNRRGTRPYLQAPFKLYFYPAVPLSPGDQYTFSVQGAITDDPELKRQAVKDINVFPNPYFGFSRLETNRFQKFVTFTHLPERATIRIFTLAGIPVRVIEHDSPSQFERWDLTNQDGIPVASGIYLVHVDTPYGEKVLKLAIVQEEQILQRY; encoded by the coding sequence ATGGCCTATTCAGGAATGCATCGAGGAGCGACTATGTACACGAACATATACCTTAGGGCGTTTGCGCTGGGATTGCTGCTGCTTGGGCCGATAGGGCTTGGGGCGCAAGCACAGGATAAAGCAGCCCTCATGAAACGCACGCCTGCAATTACAGCGGCGGCCCATCCAAGTCTTTCTGTACTGGATGTGAACAACTCTACCATCTGGCTTCGAAACAACGGCAAGTTCGACTGGGTCGACCCGTTCTCGCATGTAAACGGGACGATGCCGAAGCGGACTGCCGGGCCTGTCTTTGCGCAGGGGTTCGTTTGGGGAGGTGTGTTGTATGAGAACGGGGTGCGCCAGGGTGTCCGCGTCAACGGCAGCACGTACGAAACCGGCATGGATCCCGGGCGCGTACTCTGGGATCCGCAGACCGGAGTAGTTACAGGGCCAGATGCCTTCTCGCCAGAAAAATACCATGTCTGGCGGGTACACCGCCGGTGGAAGTCCCGGGCTTTCGACGTTACCGCTGCGGCTGCCTATTTCTTTGGTAAGCAGCCTAGTGAGGTAACTGATGCCGACCGGCAAGCGATCCTAGATCAGTACGAGTACGATTGGAACAACTGGCCGGCCGCCTGGGGCGCGCCTTACCAGGAATGCAACGGCACTCCTGGATATCAACCAGCCCAGGATACGAACAATGATGGGGAATTCGATTGCGCTACAGAAGGAGACATCCCCGGCTATCCAGGGGCCGATCAGACCATCTGGATTGTGACCAACGACCTGCAGCCGGGCACTTCAGAGCGGAGCTACGGCTCCCCTTCTGTGGGCATGGAGTATCAGTTCACCCTTTGGGCTTATGATTTCCCAGCCACCAACCCGCTGGGCAACATCAATTTCATTCGCACGCGGCTGATTTTTACTGGCCGTCCGGACAGTCCACCCGACGCCCGTTTGGACTCGATGTTTGTTGTCTGGTGGACAGACCCCGACGTTGGCAACTACTCTGATGACTTTGCTGGAAGCGACACTACGCTGTCGCTGGGCTACGCCTACAACGCCAATCCGCGCGATGACCAGTACGAACCGTTTAATCTCCCCCCGCCAGCGGTAGGCTGGGACTTCCTGCAAGGGCCGGTCAATGCCGAAGGGGATACGCTGGGAATGACAACCTTTGTCTACTTTGCGGCGGGTTCGGATATCAGTGACCCTGATCTTGGAGAGTATAGCGGTACGCTTCAGTGGTTCAACCTCATGCGGGGCTACCGGCCGCGGCCAGAATACCCGGCTGGAGATCCTTTTGTGGATCCCACTACGGGGCACATCACCAAGTTTGCCCTTACGGGCGATCCGGTGACCGGAAGGGGTTGGGTCGATGGGCAGCAGTTGCCTCCTGGCGACCGACGCCTTGTGCTTTCTAGCGGACCATTTGCTATGCAGAAAGGAGACACGGTCGATGTGGTCGTCGGGCAAATTGCCGCCCTAGGTACGAACAACCTGTCCAGCATCAGTCTGCTTAAATACTATGACCTGTTTGCCCAGTTTGCTTACGATAACAACTTCGTGCTGCCTGCACCACCCAATGTGCCCCCAGTACGTGTAAGCGAGCTGGACCAGCAGATTGTGCTGGACTGGGGACATAACCTAGAGGCCGTAGCGCAAGTAGAAAGCTACCGGAATGCCGGCTTTGTGTTTGAGGGTTACAACGTTTATCAGCTTCCCTCACCCACAGCTTCGATAGCCGAAGGGGTGCGGCTGGCAACGTTTGACAAAAAGAATCTGGTCACGATTGTTTTTGACAACGCCTTTGATCCACAGACTGGCTTTGTGCTGGAAAAACCCGTTCAGTTTGGTTCTGATGAAGGTATTAAGCGCTACATTTCCATAACCCAAGACGCAATACGGCAGCGGCCTTTGTCAAACGGTGTAACCTACTACTTTGCGGTGACGTCGTATGCCGTACTTGCTGAAGACGTGGATTCGCCGTTCCGGGTACTCGAGAGCACGCCGGTTGTGGTAGCTGCTGTGCCGCAGCCACCTAAGCCGGGTTCTACAGCGCCGCCGGAAGCAGAAAGCGATGTGGAGATCGCGCATCAGGGCTCTTCGACGGCTACAATACAGGTAAAAATTGCCAATCCGGCTGCGGTGCAAACGGGCAACTATAAGATTGAATTTGCCTACTACAACCCAGCTACTGGAGAAACCAAGACCCAACTAGATGAAGACGACGTCCTAACTTCTGTAGAGGGTCTTTTTGAGCACGAGTACTATAGCGAAGGCCATCGGTATAACGTGGGTGACCCCTGGCCGCTGCGCTGGCGCTTGCTCCGTAACGACCAGCCGGTAGTCAACGCTTGGTTCCCACAAATTGACCCCGATGGACCTGTGACCGCCCAAGAGGCGCCTTTGGTGGGCGGGTTGCAGGTGTACGTACCCTTGGTGGTGGCCCAGATTGCTAACTGGACCTCGGAAGGGGAACGCTGGGTGACAGGGGTGGATTTTGGGGGTGAAGCCTTCTTTGGCGGAGCTACCATTGGAGCACATTTCTTTGGAAGCACGCTTGCTGCCAGCGACCTAGAACCGGTCGTCCTGGAGTTCCAAGGCGACACGACCAGCGGTCCTGCCGATGGTTGGGCGAGCAAGGGCGCTGTCTACATTCGGGGTGCAGGATATGCCTATGCGGGGACGGGGTATTTGCCCTTTGCAGCCTATGTGCTCAATCCTGATGGGTCCAAAGGACGCCAGGTGAACGTGAGCTTTGTAGAGGCAACCGTTGCGTGCAGCAACATGCGCTGGGATATGGGCCTGCTGCTGTCGAATCGTTTCGGGGATGAGATTCCTGAGGAGTGCGCTTTGAGCCTGGGCGGCCGGGAGTACATTTTCATCCATAAGTCGGATTACGATGAGGGGGCCAGCTACAACGACGACAACTTTGCACCGGTCGCAGACGTGATGTACGCCATCTGGCCCAATCGTCGGGGCACGCGGCCTTACCTTCAGGCGCCCTTTAAGCTGTACTTCTATCCGGCAGTGCCGCTTTCTCCAGGGGATCAGTATACTTTCTCCGTTCAGGGAGCCATTACCGACGATCCTGAACTGAAACGGCAAGCGGTGAAGGATATTAATGTATTCCCGAACCCCTACTTTGGCTTCAGCCGGTTAGAAACCAACCGGTTCCAGAAGTTCGTTACCTTTACCCATCTGCCGGAGCGGGCAACAATCCGCATTTTCACGCTGGCTGGTATCCCTGTACGGGTGATCGAGCACGACAGTCCCTCCCAGTTTGAGCGGTGGGATCTGACAAACCAGGATGGCATCCCTGTGGCGAGTGGGATCTACCTCGTACATGTGGATACACCCTATGGCGAGAAGGTGCTCAAGCTGGCTATTGTGCAGGAAGAGCAAATTCTGCAACGCTATTAA